The Clostridioides difficile genome has a segment encoding these proteins:
- a CDS encoding response regulator transcription factor, with the protein MENSILVIDDEVEILKLLETVFKKEGLNNVHTAKTRKEGLEIFKKSNPDLIILDIMLPDGEGYDICKEIRKTSNVPIIFLSAKTEEIDKLLGLAIGGDDYVTKPFSPKEVAFRAKAHLRRLNYFNEEQNESINLDNNKEKIISFGPYKLNESRAELIKDGKSIGLSAKELKILSLFAHNQNQIISKEKLWDKVWGEDYIGFDNTIMVHIRKIREKLEENPSKPEYILTIKGLGYKLAVKED; encoded by the coding sequence ATGGAAAATAGCATTTTAGTAATAGATGATGAAGTAGAAATATTAAAGCTTTTAGAAACTGTATTTAAAAAAGAAGGTCTTAACAATGTGCATACTGCAAAAACAAGAAAAGAAGGATTGGAAATATTCAAAAAATCCAATCCTGATTTAATTATTTTGGATATTATGTTGCCAGATGGTGAAGGGTATGATATTTGTAAAGAAATAAGAAAAACTTCTAATGTGCCAATCATATTTCTATCAGCTAAGACGGAAGAAATAGATAAATTGCTTGGTCTAGCAATTGGAGGGGATGATTATGTTACAAAGCCTTTTAGTCCTAAAGAAGTTGCTTTTAGGGCAAAAGCTCATCTAAGAAGACTAAACTATTTTAATGAAGAACAAAATGAAAGTATAAACTTAGATAATAATAAAGAAAAGATTATATCATTTGGTCCATATAAATTAAATGAAAGTAGAGCAGAACTCATAAAAGATGGTAAATCTATTGGATTATCTGCAAAAGAATTAAAAATATTATCTTTATTTGCACACAATCAGAATCAAATTATAAGTAAAGAAAAATTATGGGATAAAGTATGGGGTGAAGATTATATTGGATTTGATAATACTATAATGGTTCATATTAGAAAGATTAGAGAAAAATTAGAAGAGAATCCTTCAAAGCCTGAATATATTCTTACAATAAAAGGACTTGGATATAAGTTAGCAGTAAAGGAAGATTAG
- a CDS encoding ABC transporter permease, with translation MINLVKAEIIKVLKSKSVWMLWIFLLLFGFVLIRKFNVFDTYADIFYKIEGSIPLIGLIMFITTSGNYTKEYDSNMIGLINTTKNGKKSVVVSKIIANGLTLSMINLSFVLLVGIRGFSFFGFENLNESIKNLWYFSNSNVNLTVIQMYLIVIASVIFGSFIFAQIGLALSSIFKSAVIPFILGGLIMAIPYFITGFISDNAIKFVSITPNWIMMSQQIIKYNVPNSLIGLSILISMILIIILTKVTYKNFTSSKRS, from the coding sequence ATGATAAATTTAGTTAAAGCAGAAATAATAAAAGTCTTAAAATCAAAGAGTGTTTGGATGCTTTGGATATTTTTACTGTTGTTTGGTTTTGTACTGATTAGAAAATTTAATGTTTTTGACACATATGCAGATATATTCTATAAGATAGAAGGTTCGATACCTTTAATAGGACTAATAATGTTTATAACAACTTCTGGAAACTATACAAAAGAATATGACTCTAATATGATAGGTCTGATAAATACAACTAAAAATGGAAAAAAGTCAGTAGTAGTATCAAAAATAATAGCTAATGGATTGACTTTGTCCATGATTAACCTTTCTTTTGTGTTATTAGTTGGTATCAGAGGATTTAGTTTTTTTGGATTTGAAAATTTAAATGAATCAATTAAGAATTTATGGTATTTTAGTAATAGTAATGTAAATCTTACAGTAATACAGATGTATTTAATTGTTATAGCATCAGTCATTTTTGGGTCCTTTATATTTGCGCAAATAGGGCTAGCACTTTCTTCAATATTTAAATCAGCTGTAATACCTTTCATATTAGGAGGATTAATTATGGCTATTCCATACTTTATTACAGGTTTTATATCAGATAATGCTATAAAATTTGTTTCTATTACTCCAAACTGGATTATGATGAGTCAACAAATTATTAAGTATAATGTACCAAATTCTTTAATAGGTTTATCTATATTAATCTCAATGATATTGATAATAATATTAACTAAAGTAACCTATAAAAATTTTACATCAAGTAAAAGGTCTTAA
- a CDS encoding ABC transporter ATP-binding protein: MNKLEIKNISKIYGKKIVNDKITVTLENGVYGLLGPNGAGKSTLMKQITTLIKPESGKILYNGKDIFKMDDDYRNILGYLPQEFGVYKNFTARQFLQYIGALKGLKGRTLNCRIDELLELVGLYDVRNKAIGKFSGGMKRRVGIAQVLLNNPKIIVLDEPTAGLDPQERARFRNLIAKISRDKIIVLSTHIISDIESVAKETIMIKNGKLLMKGTHKEILNHMQNKVYNIKVENECDIDEIQSKYKVISIQSDVDSIVLRVVSENTPTEPNTQLVQAKFEDVYMLYFDLEDAKEI, from the coding sequence ATGAATAAATTAGAAATTAAAAATATTTCAAAGATATATGGTAAAAAAATCGTAAATGATAAAATTACAGTTACATTAGAAAATGGAGTTTATGGTCTTTTAGGACCAAATGGAGCAGGAAAATCCACTCTAATGAAACAAATAACCACACTAATAAAACCTGAGAGTGGAAAAATACTTTATAATGGTAAGGATATATTTAAGATGGATGATGATTATAGAAATATTTTAGGATATTTACCACAAGAATTCGGAGTATATAAAAACTTTACAGCTAGACAATTTTTACAATATATAGGAGCATTGAAAGGTCTAAAAGGGAGAACTTTAAATTGTAGGATAGATGAATTACTAGAGTTAGTAGGTCTTTATGATGTCAGAAATAAGGCTATAGGAAAATTCTCTGGAGGTATGAAAAGAAGAGTTGGCATAGCGCAAGTTTTATTAAATAATCCTAAAATAATAGTACTTGATGAACCAACAGCAGGTCTTGACCCACAAGAAAGAGCTAGATTTAGAAATCTAATCGCAAAAATATCAAGAGATAAGATAATAGTTCTTTCTACACATATAATTTCAGATATAGAGTCAGTTGCCAAAGAAACAATAATGATTAAAAATGGTAAACTTCTTATGAAAGGAACACATAAAGAAATATTAAATCATATGCAAAATAAAGTTTATAATATTAAAGTTGAAAATGAATGTGATATTGATGAGATTCAATCCAAATATAAAGTTATAAGTATCCAAAGTGATGTTGATTCAATAGTACTTAGAGTTGTGTCAGAAAATACTCCAACTGAACCTAATACACAACTGGTTCAAGCAAAATTTGAAGATGTATATATGCTTTATTTTGATTTAGAAGATGCAAAGGAGATATAA
- a CDS encoding helix-turn-helix transcriptional regulator, producing MKNYNTSDLTNITSTPFGYTLSIIGGKWKMIIMFWLVEYDVLRYGELKRCIGSITDKILNNQLKELERDGIIIRKEYPQIPPKVEYSLSKRGLSLMPILEEMCKWGENNKLNL from the coding sequence ATGAAAAATTACAATACATCTGATTTGACTAATATAACTTCCACACCATTTGGATATACTCTTTCAATTATTGGAGGAAAGTGGAAAATGATTATAATGTTTTGGTTAGTAGAGTATGATGTATTACGCTATGGAGAACTTAAAAGGTGTATTGGTTCAATAACTGATAAGATTCTCAATAATCAGTTAAAAGAATTGGAACGAGATGGTATTATCATACGCAAAGAATACCCTCAAATTCCTCCTAAAGTTGAATATTCACTTTCAAAAAGGGGATTGTCATTAATGCCTATTTTAGAGGAAATGTGTAAATGGGGTGAAAATAATAAACTCAATTTATAA
- a CDS encoding TIGR04076 family protein codes for MKKCKIEVIKTTFHKDLADEYGCKGIGKCPMHKVGDVFFGDFSKPEKLCDEAWKAMYQYVFALSHGSENFYYGDWIEKEGVAICSCNDGIRPVIFKIERTDEKSKMEYKPIR; via the coding sequence ATGAAAAAATGTAAAATAGAAGTAATAAAAACAACATTCCATAAAGACTTGGCAGATGAGTATGGATGTAAAGGTATTGGAAAATGTCCTATGCATAAAGTAGGAGATGTATTTTTTGGAGATTTTTCTAAACCTGAAAAATTATGTGACGAAGCATGGAAAGCAATGTATCAGTATGTATTTGCTTTATCTCATGGTAGTGAAAATTTTTACTATGGAGATTGGATAGAGAAAGAAGGAGTGGCTATATGCTCCTGTAATGATGGAATTCGTCCTGTCATTTTTAAAATTGAGAGAACTGATGAAAAATCTAAAATGGAATATAAACCTATAAGATAG
- a CDS encoding tetratricopeptide repeat protein: MKIGRKISIIVTSFLIIISMVGCAPKENAKEVAKKYLDSVKSKDYEMAYNLLSKDSKKVVSLEDYKEYQEVYDKCQTLVDYKLGEEKKVDKYKYADKEYLKLINIKETSTLKYKEDNTEDTSNSDGYFIVEDNQYKLLWHENFNKNFSSRYVDAAWVEIYKKENKDLNKAAIDINKALEIDNTNSRAYYAQAYVYIDLKRYDESLKATDKNLEYLDKKDKDYKKNISNTYNLKGVIYMETEKFNEAKENFKKALEFNENNEYAKTNLNVLKDL, from the coding sequence ATGAAAATAGGTAGAAAGATATCAATAATAGTAACATCATTTTTAATTATAATATCAATGGTTGGATGTGCTCCAAAGGAAAATGCTAAAGAAGTAGCAAAAAAATATCTTGATAGTGTAAAATCTAAAGATTATGAAATGGCATATAACTTACTAAGTAAAGATAGCAAGAAAGTTGTAAGTTTAGAAGATTATAAAGAATACCAAGAAGTATATGATAAATGCCAAACACTTGTAGATTATAAACTTGGAGAAGAAAAAAAGGTAGATAAATATAAATATGCTGATAAAGAATACTTAAAACTTATAAATATAAAAGAAACATCTACACTTAAATACAAAGAAGATAATACAGAAGATACTTCAAATTCTGATGGATATTTTATAGTTGAAGATAATCAATACAAATTATTATGGCATGAAAACTTTAATAAAAATTTTAGTTCTAGATATGTAGATGCTGCTTGGGTAGAAATTTATAAAAAAGAAAATAAAGACCTTAATAAAGCTGCTATTGATATAAATAAGGCTTTAGAAATTGATAACACAAATTCTCGAGCATATTATGCTCAGGCTTACGTCTATATTGATTTGAAAAGATATGATGAATCTTTAAAAGCTACTGATAAAAACTTAGAATATTTAGATAAAAAAGACAAAGATTATAAGAAAAATATCAGTAATACATATAATTTAAAAGGAGTCATATACATGGAAACAGAAAAATTTAACGAAGCTAAAGAAAATTTTAAAAAAGCCCTAGAATTTAATGAAAATAATGAGTATGCAAAAACTAATTTAAATGTACTTAAAGATTTATAA
- a CDS encoding amidohydrolase family protein, which yields MLKAIKGNIIFTKTSDTFTVFENSYIILNKGKVKGVFKDIPKEYKNLEIVDYSDKLIIPGMNDLHCHAPQFRNLGMAMDKELIPWLDTYTFPEESKYIDIEYATKMYKKFVKEVWKSGTTRIAVFATVHKEASMKLMDIFKEVGLGAYVGKVNMNMNCPDTLLENTEDSIKDTEEIISKYSDINSIVKPIITPRFIPSCTSKLLKELGDLCLKYNVPIQSHLSENHDEIEWVKSLEPESKFYGDAYNRYNLFGQTPTLMAHCIHCSQEEIDLMKENEVMAVHCPASNFNVGSGAMPIRKLLDNNIKLALGSDISGGHTLSIFKAIVSAIQLSKLYWVNSNKKCNFLSLSEAFYIATKGGGSFFGKVGSFEEDYDFDALIIDDSDLNHDNYSILERLERFIYVGDDRNIIHRYVCGKLIEEPNIEL from the coding sequence ATGTTAAAAGCAATAAAAGGCAATATAATTTTCACAAAAACTTCAGATACTTTCACAGTATTTGAAAATAGCTACATTATACTAAACAAAGGCAAAGTAAAAGGTGTCTTTAAAGATATCCCTAAAGAATATAAAAACCTTGAAATAGTAGACTACTCTGATAAACTTATAATACCTGGTATGAACGACCTTCATTGTCATGCACCTCAGTTCAGAAATTTAGGTATGGCTATGGACAAAGAACTTATACCATGGCTTGACACTTATACATTCCCAGAAGAATCAAAGTATATAGATATAGAATATGCTACAAAGATGTATAAAAAATTTGTCAAAGAAGTCTGGAAATCAGGTACTACTAGAATAGCTGTATTTGCAACAGTACATAAAGAAGCTTCTATGAAACTTATGGATATTTTTAAAGAGGTTGGTCTTGGTGCATATGTTGGTAAAGTAAATATGAACATGAATTGTCCTGACACCCTACTAGAAAATACTGAGGATTCTATCAAAGATACAGAAGAAATAATAAGCAAATACAGTGACATAAATTCTATTGTAAAACCAATTATAACACCTAGATTTATACCTAGTTGTACAAGTAAACTTTTAAAGGAATTAGGAGATTTATGTTTAAAGTATAATGTTCCTATACAATCACATTTATCTGAAAATCACGATGAAATTGAATGGGTTAAAAGTTTAGAACCTGAATCTAAATTTTATGGAGATGCCTATAATAGATACAATTTATTTGGTCAAACACCTACATTAATGGCTCATTGTATTCACTGCTCTCAAGAAGAAATAGATTTAATGAAAGAAAATGAGGTTATGGCTGTTCATTGCCCTGCTTCTAATTTTAATGTTGGTAGTGGAGCTATGCCTATTAGAAAATTACTTGATAATAATATTAAACTAGCCCTTGGTTCTGATATAAGTGGTGGTCATACACTATCAATATTTAAGGCAATAGTATCTGCAATACAGTTATCAAAATTATACTGGGTAAATTCTAATAAGAAATGTAATTTCCTATCTTTATCTGAAGCTTTTTATATTGCAACTAAAGGTGGAGGAAGTTTTTTTGGAAAGGTTGGTAGCTTTGAAGAAGACTACGATTTTGATGCATTAATTATTGATGATTCAGATTTAAATCATGACAATTATTCTATACTTGAAAGACTTGAAAGATTTATATATGTTGGTGATGACAGAAATATCATTCATAGATATGTGTGTGGAAAATTAATTGAAGAACCTAATATAGAATTATAA
- a CDS encoding M1 family aminopeptidase, with amino-acid sequence MQSIKFIKDEIKRLFSSKITWTFILVIALIPVLSILMYEMPELLPKSNLGQELSLSIPVLLNPAKLGALIGTVLFSMFTIYEMDSVYRNKTNGIIETIMDAKSLNLDRVISILVSAIVSVIISMIICLPYSIIKLSEEFSLNIYLINYLVLMLPAILFGILLSAGFYSITRRIDLSIIMLLILVFLSINVKESYLIDWVQTKVTIYSSSFGNALQLRALYWNRLLWSFVSISTYLIGVICTRKYEKNIFSSMMFNMKNVSISILTVVSIVSSYSIYAFEPYYDDSPPLKMENVVDKKSGSGVVMATSGDEKLNKDIKLIDSNLDIKINPKKASLDGKIEYTMENIGGKEQKLNFDLNPGYNVKNIKINGKKAKFDISKKKQPEERISLDITKEKNLKIEIEYGGKLINNQLLEEILSGDMISEENIKIVGSSIFPEPKIDAMNTMESMIHGNITLPTGMTPVISGISTEKLKVNKKNNECTWKFNTQGTRLTIIAADYIKKDIQAGGIKVQFYYNRKSEEQINKMDAEKIIKDSIDFYTKQYGELDRYKVIPLKLVEGGATSGIVTGGKAYENISYMTESIFNPDVFENRIGEGGNGAEVLAHEICHQWWGIIVQVDPMVPPWSPEGITNYATNKFMEYEYGKEYSRKTIDNWKKENDKLKRNFYMNNPQYLEKLPENYVFNILSPNSMRLIYNKMPLQLLKAEEILGQEKFETILKSLYDKYKYNILKYDDFLKACNLTGEELNLE; translated from the coding sequence ATGCAATCAATTAAATTTATCAAAGATGAGATAAAGAGGCTTTTTAGTTCAAAGATTACATGGACTTTCATATTAGTAATAGCATTGATACCAGTTCTATCAATACTAATGTATGAAATGCCGGAATTATTACCAAAAAGTAATTTAGGACAAGAGCTTAGTTTGAGTATACCTGTTTTACTTAATCCAGCAAAGTTAGGGGCCTTAATAGGCACAGTCCTATTTTCAATGTTTACAATATATGAGATGGATAGTGTCTACAGAAACAAAACTAATGGGATTATAGAAACTATCATGGATGCCAAAAGTTTAAATCTAGATAGGGTAATTTCTATTCTTGTATCAGCTATAGTATCTGTAATAATTTCAATGATTATCTGTCTACCATACTCTATCATTAAGTTGAGTGAGGAGTTTAGTTTAAATATTTATTTGATAAATTATTTAGTTTTAATGTTACCAGCTATATTATTTGGTATTTTACTTTCAGCTGGATTTTACTCTATAACAAGACGTATTGATTTAAGTATAATTATGTTACTTATACTAGTATTTTTATCTATAAATGTAAAAGAAAGTTATCTTATTGACTGGGTACAGACAAAGGTTACTATTTACTCTTCTAGTTTTGGAAATGCTTTGCAATTAAGAGCTTTATATTGGAATAGACTGCTTTGGAGTTTTGTGTCAATATCAACGTATTTAATAGGTGTAATATGTACAAGAAAATATGAAAAAAATATCTTTTCATCTATGATGTTTAATATGAAGAATGTATCAATATCAATTTTAACTGTAGTGTCAATTGTTAGTTCTTATAGTATATATGCATTTGAACCGTATTATGATGATAGCCCTCCACTTAAAATGGAAAATGTAGTAGATAAGAAATCTGGTTCAGGTGTAGTCATGGCTACTAGTGGTGATGAAAAGTTAAATAAGGATATAAAATTAATTGATTCAAATCTTGATATAAAAATAAATCCTAAGAAGGCAAGTCTGGATGGGAAGATAGAATATACCATGGAAAATATTGGTGGTAAAGAACAAAAGCTGAACTTTGATTTAAATCCTGGATACAATGTTAAAAATATAAAAATAAATGGTAAAAAAGCCAAATTTGATATCTCTAAAAAGAAGCAACCAGAAGAACGAATTAGTTTAGATATAACTAAAGAAAAAAATCTTAAAATTGAAATTGAATATGGGGGGAAATTGATAAATAATCAATTGCTAGAAGAAATTCTTTCAGGAGATATGATAAGTGAAGAGAATATTAAGATAGTTGGTAGCTCAATATTTCCAGAACCTAAAATTGATGCTATGAATACCATGGAATCAATGATTCATGGTAATATCACTTTACCTACAGGTATGACACCTGTAATAAGTGGAATCAGTACAGAAAAATTAAAAGTTAATAAAAAGAATAATGAATGTACATGGAAATTCAATACACAAGGAACTAGATTGACTATAATAGCTGCAGACTATATAAAAAAAGATATACAAGCAGGTGGAATTAAGGTACAGTTTTATTACAATAGAAAGAGTGAAGAACAGATAAACAAAATGGATGCAGAGAAGATTATAAAGGATTCTATTGATTTTTATACAAAGCAATATGGAGAATTAGATAGATATAAAGTTATTCCACTTAAGTTAGTAGAAGGAGGAGCTACATCAGGTATTGTGACTGGAGGAAAAGCATATGAGAATATAAGTTATATGACTGAAAGTATTTTCAACCCAGATGTATTTGAAAATCGTATAGGAGAAGGTGGTAATGGGGCCGAAGTTTTGGCACATGAAATATGCCATCAATGGTGGGGAATTATAGTACAAGTTGACCCAATGGTACCTCCTTGGTCACCAGAAGGTATAACAAATTATGCAACTAATAAGTTTATGGAGTATGAATATGGAAAAGAATATAGTAGAAAAACTATAGATAATTGGAAAAAAGAAAATGATAAACTCAAGAGAAATTTCTATATGAATAATCCACAGTATTTGGAAAAGTTACCTGAGAATTATGTATTCAATATTTTATCACCTAATTCTATGAGACTTATTTACAACAAAATGCCATTACAACTTTTAAAGGCGGAAGAGATTTTAGGTCAAGAGAAATTTGAAACTATTCTTAAAAGTTTATATGATAAATACAAGTACAATATATTAAAATATGATGATTTCTTAAAAGCTTGTAATCTTACAGGGGAGGAATTGAATCTTGAATAA
- a CDS encoding ATP-binding cassette domain-containing protein, giving the protein MKIDVKNLNMTYKAGKEALKNINISLESPNFIGLLGPNGAGKSTLMKLLTSRILQTSGQILVNSKPLKQCEIELKSKLGYLPQEFGLYDELTVYQFLEYMSVLKGINKNTKKIIEEVINQTNLLEKRNSKIKTLSGGQKQRVGIAQAIMGNPELLILDEPTVGLDPEERINFRNLFSKNSRDKIVMLSTHIIEDVQSVCNRLIVINKGNVLFDGSSEELIKKAQGHVGIYEDKNGEIHKNGKSKFKVTSSIITTSGTSYRIVSHKLPDFAISVEPSLEDAYMFLICEEEIK; this is encoded by the coding sequence ATGAAAATTGATGTTAAAAATTTAAATATGACTTATAAAGCAGGAAAGGAAGCACTAAAAAATATAAATATAAGTCTTGAAAGTCCAAATTTTATAGGATTATTGGGTCCAAATGGAGCAGGAAAAAGCACTTTAATGAAGCTACTAACTTCAAGAATATTGCAAACTTCAGGGCAGATTTTAGTAAATAGTAAACCTCTCAAGCAGTGTGAGATAGAGTTAAAAAGTAAATTGGGATATTTACCACAAGAATTTGGTTTATATGATGAACTGACAGTATATCAATTCCTTGAATATATGTCAGTTTTAAAAGGTATTAATAAGAACACAAAAAAGATAATAGAAGAAGTTATTAATCAGACCAATTTATTAGAAAAAAGAAACTCAAAGATTAAAACTCTATCAGGAGGACAAAAGCAGAGGGTTGGTATAGCCCAAGCAATAATGGGAAATCCAGAGCTATTAATACTGGATGAACCTACAGTTGGATTAGACCCTGAGGAGAGAATAAACTTCCGTAATTTATTTTCAAAAAACTCAAGAGATAAAATTGTAATGTTGTCAACACATATTATAGAGGATGTCCAGTCTGTATGTAATAGATTAATCGTAATAAATAAAGGAAATGTATTGTTTGATGGAAGCTCAGAAGAGTTAATTAAAAAAGCACAAGGACATGTTGGTATTTATGAAGATAAAAATGGAGAAATACATAAAAATGGAAAAAGCAAATTTAAAGTTACATCAAGTATTATCACTACATCAGGGACTTCATATCGTATTGTAAGTCATAAGCTTCCAGATTTTGCAATATCTGTAGAACCATCTCTAGAAGATGCATATATGTTTTTAATATGTGAGGAGGAGATAAAGTAA
- a CDS encoding HAMP domain-containing histidine kinase, with product MPKVYKSYLTDDVEKNLNEFVKVIEKTKYKDSGPKFYEFMIANNVSIDLVKNGKSVEIPFSIKYGKVDNKNTISNNKQKSIFNEDNFLYKYLNNNKISENSYISAIATEITFKDSSDKYILSVTPKLMVVDEASIILLKLIPVVAIIILIISLVTAFIYSRVITKPVVKISNTSKKIAQMNLEVRCDVESNDEIGSLALSLNELAHNLSSTLNNLEYANSKLQEDIEKERKNEISRRAFFVAVSHELKTPITIIKGQLEGMIYNIGMYKDRDIYLKHSLKVMESMEEMVREILDISRMESSGFKLNTVEINMSSLIQQSIQNYLILAENKNIEIISDIEKNLYSFVDIKLMKKAISNIINNSIKHSKNGALVSIKLYRNNECGVFEVENSNTSIEESEIENIFNPFYRVDKSRSRQSGGSGLGLYIIKIIFDMHKVKYKIENTLVGVKFTAIFPIASKDSL from the coding sequence ATGCCAAAAGTATATAAATCATACTTAACAGATGATGTTGAAAAAAATCTGAATGAATTTGTTAAAGTTATTGAGAAGACTAAATATAAAGATTCAGGACCTAAATTTTATGAGTTTATGATTGCAAATAATGTGTCTATTGATTTGGTGAAAAATGGAAAATCAGTAGAAATACCATTTAGTATAAAGTACGGTAAAGTAGATAATAAAAACACTATATCAAATAATAAACAAAAGTCTATATTCAATGAAGATAATTTTTTATATAAGTACCTAAATAATAATAAAATTTCTGAAAATAGTTATATAAGTGCGATAGCTACTGAGATTACCTTTAAAGATAGTTCAGATAAATATATTCTTTCTGTGACTCCAAAATTGATGGTAGTTGATGAGGCATCTATAATCTTATTAAAATTGATACCAGTAGTTGCAATAATTATTTTGATAATATCACTAGTTACTGCATTTATTTATTCCAGAGTGATTACAAAACCTGTTGTTAAGATAAGTAACACTTCAAAAAAAATTGCACAGATGAATTTAGAGGTTAGATGTGATGTAGAAAGTAACGATGAAATAGGCTCTCTTGCTTTAAGTTTAAATGAACTTGCACATAATTTATCAAGTACGCTTAATAATCTTGAATATGCAAATTCAAAACTTCAAGAAGACATTGAAAAGGAAAGAAAGAATGAAATAAGTAGAAGAGCTTTTTTTGTAGCTGTATCTCATGAGTTAAAAACACCAATTACGATTATAAAAGGTCAACTTGAAGGCATGATATATAATATTGGCATGTATAAAGATAGAGACATTTATTTAAAACATTCGCTTAAGGTAATGGAAAGTATGGAAGAAATGGTACGTGAAATTCTTGATATTTCTCGTATGGAGTCATCTGGATTTAAATTAAATACAGTAGAAATCAATATGAGTTCATTAATACAACAATCAATACAAAATTACTTAATATTAGCAGAAAATAAGAATATAGAGATTATTAGTGATATAGAAAAAAACCTATACTCTTTTGTAGATATAAAATTGATGAAAAAAGCTATTTCCAATATTATTAACAACTCAATTAAGCACTCAAAAAATGGTGCTTTGGTGAGTATAAAATTGTACAGAAATAATGAATGTGGAGTTTTCGAAGTTGAGAATTCAAATACATCTATAGAAGAATCTGAAATAGAAAATATTTTTAATCCTTTTTATCGTGTAGATAAGTCACGAAGTAGACAATCTGGTGGAAGTGGTTTAGGATTGTATATTATTAAAATTATATTTGATATGCACAAAGTTAAATATAAAATTGAAAATACATTAGTTGGTGTAAAATTTACAGCTATATTTCCTATTGCATCGAAAGATAGCTTGTAG
- a CDS encoding response regulator transcription factor yields the protein MSKRILVIEDDIDIQNIIKTFLENTGYTIITANDGLDGIEKFKKQQFDLILLDILMPKIDGFVVCEMIRNESNIPIIILTALDEETDQVKGFELKVDDYITKPFSTIVLLKRVEAVLRRTGDKEENHEDREFLSYRDINVDVEGYKVFVNGKKIELTAREFEVLKELIEHKGRVLTRENLINSLWKYDFLGDERVVDTHIKNLRKKLDVSYIETIRGVGYRIDVLD from the coding sequence TTGTCAAAGAGAATCTTGGTTATAGAAGATGATATAGATATTCAAAATATAATAAAAACATTTTTAGAAAATACAGGTTACACTATTATAACAGCAAATGATGGTCTTGATGGAATTGAAAAGTTTAAAAAGCAACAATTTGATTTGATTTTATTAGACATACTGATGCCAAAGATAGATGGTTTTGTAGTTTGTGAAATGATAAGAAATGAATCTAATATTCCAATTATTATACTTACAGCATTAGATGAAGAGACAGACCAAGTAAAAGGATTTGAATTAAAAGTGGATGATTATATCACAAAGCCATTTTCTACAATTGTCCTTCTAAAAAGAGTAGAGGCAGTATTAAGAAGAACTGGAGATAAAGAAGAAAATCATGAAGATAGAGAATTTTTATCATATAGAGATATCAATGTTGATGTTGAAGGATATAAAGTTTTTGTAAATGGTAAAAAGATTGAATTGACTGCTAGAGAATTTGAAGTTTTAAAGGAACTAATAGAACACAAAGGTCGTGTACTTACTAGAGAAAATTTAATAAATAGTCTATGGAAGTATGATTTTTTAGGCGATGAAAGGGTTGTAGATACACATATAAAAAATCTTAGAAAAAAACTTGATGTTAGTTACATAGAAACAATAAGAGGGGTAGGATATAGGATTGATGTATTGGATTAA